A region of Larimichthys crocea isolate SSNF chromosome X, L_crocea_2.0, whole genome shotgun sequence DNA encodes the following proteins:
- the LOC104925523 gene encoding suppressor of tumorigenicity 7 protein homolog isoform X5, with product MFGTESSLSMFLNTLTPKFYVALTGTSSLISGLILIFEWWYFRKYGTSFIEQVSVSHLRPLLGGVDSSSPSNSNTSNGEADSNRQSVSECKVWRNPLNLFRGAEYNRYTWVTGREPLTYYDMNLSAQDHQTFFTCDSDHLRPADAIMQKAWRERNPQARISAAHEALELEDCATAYILLAEEEATTIMEAERLFKQALKAGESCYRRSQQLQHHGTQYEAQHRRDTNVLVYIKRRLAMCSRKLGRTREAVKMMRDLMKEFPLLSMFNIHENLLESLLELQNYADVQAVLAKYDDISLPKSATICYTAALLKARAVSDKFSPEAASRRGLSTAEMNAVEAIHRAVEFNPHVPKYLLEMKSLILPPEHILKRGDSEAIAYAFFHLQHWKRVEGALNLLHCTWEGTFRMIPYPLEKGHLFYPYPICTETADRELLPMFHEVSVYPKKELPFFILFTAGLCSFTAMLALLTHQFPELMGVFAKAFLSTLFAPLNFIMEKVESILPSSLWHQLTRI from the exons TAAGCATGTTTCTCAACACCTTGACGCCCAAGTTTTACGTGGCTCTGACGGGCACTTCCTCCCTCATATCAGGACTCATATTG ataTTTGAGTGGTGGTATTTCAGGAAATATGGGACTTCCTTCATAGAGCAGGTGTCTGTGAGCCACCTGCGCCCCCTGCTGGGCGGAGTGGACAGCAGCTCCCCCAGCAACTCCAACACCAGTAATGGGGAGGCCGATTCCAATCGACAAAGTGTGTCCG AATGTAAAGTATGGAGAAATCCGCTGAATTTATTTCGAGGAGCTGAATATAATCG GTACACGTGGGTAACAGGTCGAGAGCCGCTGACATACTATGACATGAACCTGTCAGCGCAAGACCATCAGACCTTCTTTACCTGCGACTCAGACCACCTCCGGCCTGCTGACGCCA TTATGCAGAAGGCGTGGAGAGAGAGGAACCCACAGGCTCGTATCTCTGCAGCACATGAAGCTCTGGAGCTGGAAGA TTGTGCGACAGCATACATCCTGTTGGCAGAGGAAGAGGCTACAACCATCATGGAGGCTGAACGTTTGTTTAAACAGGCGTTAAAAGCTGGAGAGAGCTGCTATCGCCGCAGCCAACAGCTCCAACATCACGGTACACAGTATGAAGCTCAGCACA GAAGAGACACCAACGTATTGGTGTACATAAAGAGAAGACTGGCCATGTGCTCCAGAAAGCTTGGCCGAACACGAGAAGCAGTTAAAATGATGAGAGAT ttAATGAAGGAGTTCCCTCTCCTCAGTATGTTCAAcatccacgagaacctgctggagtcGCTACTAGAGCTCCAGAACTACGCCGACGTGCAGGCCGTTCTGGCCAAGTACGATg ATATTAGCTTACCTAAATCTGCAACAATATGCTACACAGCAGCCTTGCTCAAAGCCAGGGCGGTATCGGACAA attCTCTCCAGAGGCAGCATCCAGACGAGGGCTGAGCACAGCAGAGATGAACGCAGTAGAAGCCATCCACAGAGCGGTGGAGTTCAACCCTCACGTCCCCAAA tatCTGCTGGAGATGAAGAGTCTGATTCTTCCTCCAGAACACATCCTGAAGAGAGGAGACAGCGAGGCCATCGCCTACGCCTTCTTTCACCTGCAGCACTGGAAAAGGGTAGAGGGGGCGCTCAACCTCCTGCACTGCACCTGGGAGGGCA cattCAGAATGATCCCATATCCTCTGGAGAAGGGTCACCTGTTCTATCCCTACCCCATCTGCACAGAGACAGCCGACAGAGAGCTGCTACCCA TGTTTCACGAGGTGTCAGTCTACCCTAAGAAGGAGCTGcccttcttcatcctcttcacaGCCGGTCTCTGCTCCTTCACCGCCATGTTGGCTCTGCTCACACACCAGTTCCCAGAACTCATGGGAGTGTTTGCTAAAgct TTTCTCAGCACGCTGTTTGCTCCTCTGAACTTCATCATGGAGAAGGTGGAGAGCATCCTGCCGTCCAGCCTCTGGCACCAACTCACCCGCATCTGA
- the LOC104925523 gene encoding suppressor of tumorigenicity 7 protein homolog isoform X1, translating into MFGTESSLSMFLNTLTPKFYVALTGTSSLISGLILIFEWWYFRKYGTSFIEQVSVSHLRPLLGGVDSSSPSNSNTSNGEADSNRQSVSECKVWRNPLNLFRGAEYNRYTWVTGREPLTYYDMNLSAQDHQTFFTCDSDHLRPADAIMQKAWRERNPQARISAAHEALELEDCATAYILLAEEEATTIMEAERLFKQALKAGESCYRRSQQLQHHGTQYEAQHRRDTNVLVYIKRRLAMCSRKLGRTREAVKMMRDLCVFQLMKEFPLLSMFNIHENLLESLLELQNYADVQAVLAKYDDISLPKSATICYTAALLKARAVSDKFSPEAASRRGLSTAEMNAVEAIHRAVEFNPHVPKYLLEMKSLILPPEHILKRGDSEAIAYAFFHLQHWKRVEGALNLLHCTWEGTFRMIPYPLEKGHLFYPYPICTETADRELLPTVFHEVSVYPKKELPFFILFTAGLCSFTAMLALLTHQFPELMGVFAKAFLSTLFAPLNFIMEKVESILPSSLWHQLTRI; encoded by the exons TAAGCATGTTTCTCAACACCTTGACGCCCAAGTTTTACGTGGCTCTGACGGGCACTTCCTCCCTCATATCAGGACTCATATTG ataTTTGAGTGGTGGTATTTCAGGAAATATGGGACTTCCTTCATAGAGCAGGTGTCTGTGAGCCACCTGCGCCCCCTGCTGGGCGGAGTGGACAGCAGCTCCCCCAGCAACTCCAACACCAGTAATGGGGAGGCCGATTCCAATCGACAAAGTGTGTCCG AATGTAAAGTATGGAGAAATCCGCTGAATTTATTTCGAGGAGCTGAATATAATCG GTACACGTGGGTAACAGGTCGAGAGCCGCTGACATACTATGACATGAACCTGTCAGCGCAAGACCATCAGACCTTCTTTACCTGCGACTCAGACCACCTCCGGCCTGCTGACGCCA TTATGCAGAAGGCGTGGAGAGAGAGGAACCCACAGGCTCGTATCTCTGCAGCACATGAAGCTCTGGAGCTGGAAGA TTGTGCGACAGCATACATCCTGTTGGCAGAGGAAGAGGCTACAACCATCATGGAGGCTGAACGTTTGTTTAAACAGGCGTTAAAAGCTGGAGAGAGCTGCTATCGCCGCAGCCAACAGCTCCAACATCACGGTACACAGTATGAAGCTCAGCACA GAAGAGACACCAACGTATTGGTGTACATAAAGAGAAGACTGGCCATGTGCTCCAGAAAGCTTGGCCGAACACGAGAAGCAGTTAAAATGATGAGAGAT ttgtgtgttttccagttAATGAAGGAGTTCCCTCTCCTCAGTATGTTCAAcatccacgagaacctgctggagtcGCTACTAGAGCTCCAGAACTACGCCGACGTGCAGGCCGTTCTGGCCAAGTACGATg ATATTAGCTTACCTAAATCTGCAACAATATGCTACACAGCAGCCTTGCTCAAAGCCAGGGCGGTATCGGACAA attCTCTCCAGAGGCAGCATCCAGACGAGGGCTGAGCACAGCAGAGATGAACGCAGTAGAAGCCATCCACAGAGCGGTGGAGTTCAACCCTCACGTCCCCAAA tatCTGCTGGAGATGAAGAGTCTGATTCTTCCTCCAGAACACATCCTGAAGAGAGGAGACAGCGAGGCCATCGCCTACGCCTTCTTTCACCTGCAGCACTGGAAAAGGGTAGAGGGGGCGCTCAACCTCCTGCACTGCACCTGGGAGGGCA cattCAGAATGATCCCATATCCTCTGGAGAAGGGTCACCTGTTCTATCCCTACCCCATCTGCACAGAGACAGCCGACAGAGAGCTGCTACCCA CAGTGTTTCACGAGGTGTCAGTCTACCCTAAGAAGGAGCTGcccttcttcatcctcttcacaGCCGGTCTCTGCTCCTTCACCGCCATGTTGGCTCTGCTCACACACCAGTTCCCAGAACTCATGGGAGTGTTTGCTAAAgct TTTCTCAGCACGCTGTTTGCTCCTCTGAACTTCATCATGGAGAAGGTGGAGAGCATCCTGCCGTCCAGCCTCTGGCACCAACTCACCCGCATCTGA
- the LOC104925523 gene encoding suppressor of tumorigenicity 7 protein homolog isoform X2 encodes MFGTESSLSMFLNTLTPKFYVALTGTSSLISGLILIFEWWYFRKYGTSFIEQVSVSHLRPLLGGVDSSSPSNSNTSNGEADSNRQSVSECKVWRNPLNLFRGAEYNRYTWVTGREPLTYYDMNLSAQDHQTFFTCDSDHLRPADAIMQKAWRERNPQARISAAHEALELEDCATAYILLAEEEATTIMEAERLFKQALKAGESCYRRSQQLQHHGTQYEAQHRRDTNVLVYIKRRLAMCSRKLGRTREAVKMMRDLCVFQLMKEFPLLSMFNIHENLLESLLELQNYADVQAVLAKYDDISLPKSATICYTAALLKARAVSDKFSPEAASRRGLSTAEMNAVEAIHRAVEFNPHVPKYLLEMKSLILPPEHILKRGDSEAIAYAFFHLQHWKRVEGALNLLHCTWEGTFRMIPYPLEKGHLFYPYPICTETADRELLPMFHEVSVYPKKELPFFILFTAGLCSFTAMLALLTHQFPELMGVFAKAFLSTLFAPLNFIMEKVESILPSSLWHQLTRI; translated from the exons TAAGCATGTTTCTCAACACCTTGACGCCCAAGTTTTACGTGGCTCTGACGGGCACTTCCTCCCTCATATCAGGACTCATATTG ataTTTGAGTGGTGGTATTTCAGGAAATATGGGACTTCCTTCATAGAGCAGGTGTCTGTGAGCCACCTGCGCCCCCTGCTGGGCGGAGTGGACAGCAGCTCCCCCAGCAACTCCAACACCAGTAATGGGGAGGCCGATTCCAATCGACAAAGTGTGTCCG AATGTAAAGTATGGAGAAATCCGCTGAATTTATTTCGAGGAGCTGAATATAATCG GTACACGTGGGTAACAGGTCGAGAGCCGCTGACATACTATGACATGAACCTGTCAGCGCAAGACCATCAGACCTTCTTTACCTGCGACTCAGACCACCTCCGGCCTGCTGACGCCA TTATGCAGAAGGCGTGGAGAGAGAGGAACCCACAGGCTCGTATCTCTGCAGCACATGAAGCTCTGGAGCTGGAAGA TTGTGCGACAGCATACATCCTGTTGGCAGAGGAAGAGGCTACAACCATCATGGAGGCTGAACGTTTGTTTAAACAGGCGTTAAAAGCTGGAGAGAGCTGCTATCGCCGCAGCCAACAGCTCCAACATCACGGTACACAGTATGAAGCTCAGCACA GAAGAGACACCAACGTATTGGTGTACATAAAGAGAAGACTGGCCATGTGCTCCAGAAAGCTTGGCCGAACACGAGAAGCAGTTAAAATGATGAGAGAT ttgtgtgttttccagttAATGAAGGAGTTCCCTCTCCTCAGTATGTTCAAcatccacgagaacctgctggagtcGCTACTAGAGCTCCAGAACTACGCCGACGTGCAGGCCGTTCTGGCCAAGTACGATg ATATTAGCTTACCTAAATCTGCAACAATATGCTACACAGCAGCCTTGCTCAAAGCCAGGGCGGTATCGGACAA attCTCTCCAGAGGCAGCATCCAGACGAGGGCTGAGCACAGCAGAGATGAACGCAGTAGAAGCCATCCACAGAGCGGTGGAGTTCAACCCTCACGTCCCCAAA tatCTGCTGGAGATGAAGAGTCTGATTCTTCCTCCAGAACACATCCTGAAGAGAGGAGACAGCGAGGCCATCGCCTACGCCTTCTTTCACCTGCAGCACTGGAAAAGGGTAGAGGGGGCGCTCAACCTCCTGCACTGCACCTGGGAGGGCA cattCAGAATGATCCCATATCCTCTGGAGAAGGGTCACCTGTTCTATCCCTACCCCATCTGCACAGAGACAGCCGACAGAGAGCTGCTACCCA TGTTTCACGAGGTGTCAGTCTACCCTAAGAAGGAGCTGcccttcttcatcctcttcacaGCCGGTCTCTGCTCCTTCACCGCCATGTTGGCTCTGCTCACACACCAGTTCCCAGAACTCATGGGAGTGTTTGCTAAAgct TTTCTCAGCACGCTGTTTGCTCCTCTGAACTTCATCATGGAGAAGGTGGAGAGCATCCTGCCGTCCAGCCTCTGGCACCAACTCACCCGCATCTGA
- the LOC104925523 gene encoding suppressor of tumorigenicity 7 protein homolog isoform X4 — translation MEVSMFLNTLTPKFYVALTGTSSLISGLILIFEWWYFRKYGTSFIEQVSVSHLRPLLGGVDSSSPSNSNTSNGEADSNRQSVSECKVWRNPLNLFRGAEYNRYTWVTGREPLTYYDMNLSAQDHQTFFTCDSDHLRPADAIMQKAWRERNPQARISAAHEALELEDCATAYILLAEEEATTIMEAERLFKQALKAGESCYRRSQQLQHHGTQYEAQHRRDTNVLVYIKRRLAMCSRKLGRTREAVKMMRDLCVFQLMKEFPLLSMFNIHENLLESLLELQNYADVQAVLAKYDDISLPKSATICYTAALLKARAVSDKFSPEAASRRGLSTAEMNAVEAIHRAVEFNPHVPKYLLEMKSLILPPEHILKRGDSEAIAYAFFHLQHWKRVEGALNLLHCTWEGTFRMIPYPLEKGHLFYPYPICTETADRELLPTVFHEVSVYPKKELPFFILFTAGLCSFTAMLALLTHQFPELMGVFAKAFLSTLFAPLNFIMEKVESILPSSLWHQLTRI, via the exons TAAGCATGTTTCTCAACACCTTGACGCCCAAGTTTTACGTGGCTCTGACGGGCACTTCCTCCCTCATATCAGGACTCATATTG ataTTTGAGTGGTGGTATTTCAGGAAATATGGGACTTCCTTCATAGAGCAGGTGTCTGTGAGCCACCTGCGCCCCCTGCTGGGCGGAGTGGACAGCAGCTCCCCCAGCAACTCCAACACCAGTAATGGGGAGGCCGATTCCAATCGACAAAGTGTGTCCG AATGTAAAGTATGGAGAAATCCGCTGAATTTATTTCGAGGAGCTGAATATAATCG GTACACGTGGGTAACAGGTCGAGAGCCGCTGACATACTATGACATGAACCTGTCAGCGCAAGACCATCAGACCTTCTTTACCTGCGACTCAGACCACCTCCGGCCTGCTGACGCCA TTATGCAGAAGGCGTGGAGAGAGAGGAACCCACAGGCTCGTATCTCTGCAGCACATGAAGCTCTGGAGCTGGAAGA TTGTGCGACAGCATACATCCTGTTGGCAGAGGAAGAGGCTACAACCATCATGGAGGCTGAACGTTTGTTTAAACAGGCGTTAAAAGCTGGAGAGAGCTGCTATCGCCGCAGCCAACAGCTCCAACATCACGGTACACAGTATGAAGCTCAGCACA GAAGAGACACCAACGTATTGGTGTACATAAAGAGAAGACTGGCCATGTGCTCCAGAAAGCTTGGCCGAACACGAGAAGCAGTTAAAATGATGAGAGAT ttgtgtgttttccagttAATGAAGGAGTTCCCTCTCCTCAGTATGTTCAAcatccacgagaacctgctggagtcGCTACTAGAGCTCCAGAACTACGCCGACGTGCAGGCCGTTCTGGCCAAGTACGATg ATATTAGCTTACCTAAATCTGCAACAATATGCTACACAGCAGCCTTGCTCAAAGCCAGGGCGGTATCGGACAA attCTCTCCAGAGGCAGCATCCAGACGAGGGCTGAGCACAGCAGAGATGAACGCAGTAGAAGCCATCCACAGAGCGGTGGAGTTCAACCCTCACGTCCCCAAA tatCTGCTGGAGATGAAGAGTCTGATTCTTCCTCCAGAACACATCCTGAAGAGAGGAGACAGCGAGGCCATCGCCTACGCCTTCTTTCACCTGCAGCACTGGAAAAGGGTAGAGGGGGCGCTCAACCTCCTGCACTGCACCTGGGAGGGCA cattCAGAATGATCCCATATCCTCTGGAGAAGGGTCACCTGTTCTATCCCTACCCCATCTGCACAGAGACAGCCGACAGAGAGCTGCTACCCA CAGTGTTTCACGAGGTGTCAGTCTACCCTAAGAAGGAGCTGcccttcttcatcctcttcacaGCCGGTCTCTGCTCCTTCACCGCCATGTTGGCTCTGCTCACACACCAGTTCCCAGAACTCATGGGAGTGTTTGCTAAAgct TTTCTCAGCACGCTGTTTGCTCCTCTGAACTTCATCATGGAGAAGGTGGAGAGCATCCTGCCGTCCAGCCTCTGGCACCAACTCACCCGCATCTGA
- the LOC104925523 gene encoding suppressor of tumorigenicity 7 protein homolog isoform X3 encodes MFGTESSLSMFLNTLTPKFYVALTGTSSLISGLILIFEWWYFRKYGTSFIEQVSVSHLRPLLGGVDSSSPSNSNTSNGEADSNRQSVSECKVWRNPLNLFRGAEYNRYTWVTGREPLTYYDMNLSAQDHQTFFTCDSDHLRPADAIMQKAWRERNPQARISAAHEALELEDCATAYILLAEEEATTIMEAERLFKQALKAGESCYRRSQQLQHHGTQYEAQHRRDTNVLVYIKRRLAMCSRKLGRTREAVKMMRDLMKEFPLLSMFNIHENLLESLLELQNYADVQAVLAKYDDISLPKSATICYTAALLKARAVSDKFSPEAASRRGLSTAEMNAVEAIHRAVEFNPHVPKYLLEMKSLILPPEHILKRGDSEAIAYAFFHLQHWKRVEGALNLLHCTWEGTFRMIPYPLEKGHLFYPYPICTETADRELLPTVFHEVSVYPKKELPFFILFTAGLCSFTAMLALLTHQFPELMGVFAKAFLSTLFAPLNFIMEKVESILPSSLWHQLTRI; translated from the exons TAAGCATGTTTCTCAACACCTTGACGCCCAAGTTTTACGTGGCTCTGACGGGCACTTCCTCCCTCATATCAGGACTCATATTG ataTTTGAGTGGTGGTATTTCAGGAAATATGGGACTTCCTTCATAGAGCAGGTGTCTGTGAGCCACCTGCGCCCCCTGCTGGGCGGAGTGGACAGCAGCTCCCCCAGCAACTCCAACACCAGTAATGGGGAGGCCGATTCCAATCGACAAAGTGTGTCCG AATGTAAAGTATGGAGAAATCCGCTGAATTTATTTCGAGGAGCTGAATATAATCG GTACACGTGGGTAACAGGTCGAGAGCCGCTGACATACTATGACATGAACCTGTCAGCGCAAGACCATCAGACCTTCTTTACCTGCGACTCAGACCACCTCCGGCCTGCTGACGCCA TTATGCAGAAGGCGTGGAGAGAGAGGAACCCACAGGCTCGTATCTCTGCAGCACATGAAGCTCTGGAGCTGGAAGA TTGTGCGACAGCATACATCCTGTTGGCAGAGGAAGAGGCTACAACCATCATGGAGGCTGAACGTTTGTTTAAACAGGCGTTAAAAGCTGGAGAGAGCTGCTATCGCCGCAGCCAACAGCTCCAACATCACGGTACACAGTATGAAGCTCAGCACA GAAGAGACACCAACGTATTGGTGTACATAAAGAGAAGACTGGCCATGTGCTCCAGAAAGCTTGGCCGAACACGAGAAGCAGTTAAAATGATGAGAGAT ttAATGAAGGAGTTCCCTCTCCTCAGTATGTTCAAcatccacgagaacctgctggagtcGCTACTAGAGCTCCAGAACTACGCCGACGTGCAGGCCGTTCTGGCCAAGTACGATg ATATTAGCTTACCTAAATCTGCAACAATATGCTACACAGCAGCCTTGCTCAAAGCCAGGGCGGTATCGGACAA attCTCTCCAGAGGCAGCATCCAGACGAGGGCTGAGCACAGCAGAGATGAACGCAGTAGAAGCCATCCACAGAGCGGTGGAGTTCAACCCTCACGTCCCCAAA tatCTGCTGGAGATGAAGAGTCTGATTCTTCCTCCAGAACACATCCTGAAGAGAGGAGACAGCGAGGCCATCGCCTACGCCTTCTTTCACCTGCAGCACTGGAAAAGGGTAGAGGGGGCGCTCAACCTCCTGCACTGCACCTGGGAGGGCA cattCAGAATGATCCCATATCCTCTGGAGAAGGGTCACCTGTTCTATCCCTACCCCATCTGCACAGAGACAGCCGACAGAGAGCTGCTACCCA CAGTGTTTCACGAGGTGTCAGTCTACCCTAAGAAGGAGCTGcccttcttcatcctcttcacaGCCGGTCTCTGCTCCTTCACCGCCATGTTGGCTCTGCTCACACACCAGTTCCCAGAACTCATGGGAGTGTTTGCTAAAgct TTTCTCAGCACGCTGTTTGCTCCTCTGAACTTCATCATGGAGAAGGTGGAGAGCATCCTGCCGTCCAGCCTCTGGCACCAACTCACCCGCATCTGA
- the LOC104925523 gene encoding suppressor of tumorigenicity 7 protein homolog isoform X6 → MFLNTLTPKFYVALTGTSSLISGLILIFEWWYFRKYGTSFIEQVSVSHLRPLLGGVDSSSPSNSNTSNGEADSNRQSVSECKVWRNPLNLFRGAEYNRYTWVTGREPLTYYDMNLSAQDHQTFFTCDSDHLRPADAIMQKAWRERNPQARISAAHEALELEDCATAYILLAEEEATTIMEAERLFKQALKAGESCYRRSQQLQHHGTQYEAQHRRDTNVLVYIKRRLAMCSRKLGRTREAVKMMRDLCVFQLMKEFPLLSMFNIHENLLESLLELQNYADVQAVLAKYDDISLPKSATICYTAALLKARAVSDKFSPEAASRRGLSTAEMNAVEAIHRAVEFNPHVPKYLLEMKSLILPPEHILKRGDSEAIAYAFFHLQHWKRVEGALNLLHCTWEGTFRMIPYPLEKGHLFYPYPICTETADRELLPTVFHEVSVYPKKELPFFILFTAGLCSFTAMLALLTHQFPELMGVFAKAFLSTLFAPLNFIMEKVESILPSSLWHQLTRI, encoded by the exons ATGTTTCTCAACACCTTGACGCCCAAGTTTTACGTGGCTCTGACGGGCACTTCCTCCCTCATATCAGGACTCATATTG ataTTTGAGTGGTGGTATTTCAGGAAATATGGGACTTCCTTCATAGAGCAGGTGTCTGTGAGCCACCTGCGCCCCCTGCTGGGCGGAGTGGACAGCAGCTCCCCCAGCAACTCCAACACCAGTAATGGGGAGGCCGATTCCAATCGACAAAGTGTGTCCG AATGTAAAGTATGGAGAAATCCGCTGAATTTATTTCGAGGAGCTGAATATAATCG GTACACGTGGGTAACAGGTCGAGAGCCGCTGACATACTATGACATGAACCTGTCAGCGCAAGACCATCAGACCTTCTTTACCTGCGACTCAGACCACCTCCGGCCTGCTGACGCCA TTATGCAGAAGGCGTGGAGAGAGAGGAACCCACAGGCTCGTATCTCTGCAGCACATGAAGCTCTGGAGCTGGAAGA TTGTGCGACAGCATACATCCTGTTGGCAGAGGAAGAGGCTACAACCATCATGGAGGCTGAACGTTTGTTTAAACAGGCGTTAAAAGCTGGAGAGAGCTGCTATCGCCGCAGCCAACAGCTCCAACATCACGGTACACAGTATGAAGCTCAGCACA GAAGAGACACCAACGTATTGGTGTACATAAAGAGAAGACTGGCCATGTGCTCCAGAAAGCTTGGCCGAACACGAGAAGCAGTTAAAATGATGAGAGAT ttgtgtgttttccagttAATGAAGGAGTTCCCTCTCCTCAGTATGTTCAAcatccacgagaacctgctggagtcGCTACTAGAGCTCCAGAACTACGCCGACGTGCAGGCCGTTCTGGCCAAGTACGATg ATATTAGCTTACCTAAATCTGCAACAATATGCTACACAGCAGCCTTGCTCAAAGCCAGGGCGGTATCGGACAA attCTCTCCAGAGGCAGCATCCAGACGAGGGCTGAGCACAGCAGAGATGAACGCAGTAGAAGCCATCCACAGAGCGGTGGAGTTCAACCCTCACGTCCCCAAA tatCTGCTGGAGATGAAGAGTCTGATTCTTCCTCCAGAACACATCCTGAAGAGAGGAGACAGCGAGGCCATCGCCTACGCCTTCTTTCACCTGCAGCACTGGAAAAGGGTAGAGGGGGCGCTCAACCTCCTGCACTGCACCTGGGAGGGCA cattCAGAATGATCCCATATCCTCTGGAGAAGGGTCACCTGTTCTATCCCTACCCCATCTGCACAGAGACAGCCGACAGAGAGCTGCTACCCA CAGTGTTTCACGAGGTGTCAGTCTACCCTAAGAAGGAGCTGcccttcttcatcctcttcacaGCCGGTCTCTGCTCCTTCACCGCCATGTTGGCTCTGCTCACACACCAGTTCCCAGAACTCATGGGAGTGTTTGCTAAAgct TTTCTCAGCACGCTGTTTGCTCCTCTGAACTTCATCATGGAGAAGGTGGAGAGCATCCTGCCGTCCAGCCTCTGGCACCAACTCACCCGCATCTGA